The Mastomys coucha isolate ucsf_1 unplaced genomic scaffold, UCSF_Mcou_1 pScaffold11, whole genome shotgun sequence genome includes a window with the following:
- the LOC116079014 gene encoding olfactory receptor 8S1-like, with amino-acid sequence MAWSNHSVVTEFVLTGLSDDPLIQALLFALFLGIYVLTMTGNLMMLLVITADSHLHTPMYFFLSNLSFLDLCFSSVTVPKLLKDLLSVKKTISVEGCLAQVFFVFFSSGTEACLLSVMAYDRYAAVCHPLLYGQVMRNELCVRLVLVSWGVASLNATIIVLLAVNLDFCEAQTIHHYTCELPALFPLSCSDISITIDVLLCSSLLHGLGTFIPIFFSYVRIVSAILNISSTTGRSKAFSTCSSHLAAVTLFFGSGFLCYLMPPSGSSLDLLLSLQYSAVTPMLNPLIYSLKNKEVKAAVKRTLRKYLL; translated from the coding sequence ATGGCCTGGAGCAACCACAGCGTTGTCACGGAGTTTGTTCTCACCGGGCTCTCTGACGACCCCCTGATCCAGGCTCTCCTTTTCGCGCTGTTCCTGGGCATTTACGTCCTCACCATGACAGGGAACCTGATGATGCTGCTGGTGATCACGGCTGACTCCCACCTCCACACGCCCATGTACTTCTTCTTAAGCAACCTGTCCTTCCTGGATCTCTGCTTCTCATCCGTCACGGTACCGAAGCTGCTGAAGGACCTCCTGTCTGTGAAGAAAACCATCTCTGTGGAGGGCTGCCTGGCTCAGGTCTTCTTCGTGTTCTTTTCTTCTGGCACTGAAGCCTGCCTGCTCTCCGTCATGGCTTATGACCGCTATGCTGCCGTCTGCCATCCACTGCTCTACGGCCAGGTGATGAGAAATGAGTTGTGTGTAAGGCTTGTCTTAGTCTCATGGGGCGTGGCCTCTCTCAACGCAACCATCATAGTGCTCTTGGCTGTCAACCTGGACTTCTGTGAGGCTCAAACCATTCACCACTACACCTGTGAGCTGCCTGCCCTCTTCCCCCTGTCCTGTTCCGATATCTCCATCACCATTGATGTCCTGCTTTGCTCCAGCTTATTGCACGGGCTAGGGACCTTTATCCCTATCTTCTTCTCCTACGTCCGTATTGTATCTGCCATCTTGAACATCAGCTCCACCACGGGGAGGAGCAAAGCCTTCTCCACCTGCTCTTCCCACCTGGCTGCAGTGACCTTGTTCTTTGGGTCTGGATTTCTTTGCTATCTCATGCCCCCTTCTGGATCTTCCCTGGACTTGCTCTTGTCTTTGCAGTACAGCGCAGTCACGCCCATGCTGAACCCCCTCATCTACAGCCTGAAGAACAAGGAGGTGAAAGCCGCGGTGAAGAGGACCCTGAGAAAGTATTTGCTTTAG